A stretch of Desulfobacter hydrogenophilus DNA encodes these proteins:
- a CDS encoding DNA-methyltransferase, with product MKTTHTHYIGSAVMMKKVADRSVGLVVTSPPYPMIDMWDEIFSRQDRKIEKALKRSDGILAFELMHQVLDRVWKEVFRVLSPGGFACINIGDATRTIGDNFALYPNHARILTATQALGFTALPCILWRKQTNAPNKFMGSGMLPAGAYVTLEHEYILILRKGGKREFTSPATKENRRQSALFWEERNQWFSDIWMDLKGTRQAMGKQKKRNRSGAFPFDLAYRLINMYSVKQDLVLDPFLGTGTTTLAAMTAGRNSAGYEIDPSLLENFYDKCKDSLGQFSSAIQHRIDLHNEFVQERLEAGKLIKHENAYYGFPVITRQEKELVFSLPVSVEQQDDERIVVNYDVPSRETATTVTATPQNTPAVSRPSGAKSKADGLLFPDFDPGS from the coding sequence ATGAAAACAACCCATACGCATTATATTGGTAGTGCCGTAATGATGAAAAAGGTGGCTGACCGCAGTGTCGGCCTTGTGGTGACATCGCCGCCTTATCCCATGATTGACATGTGGGATGAAATCTTCAGTCGTCAGGACCGGAAAATTGAAAAGGCCCTTAAAAGATCGGATGGCATCCTTGCCTTTGAACTCATGCACCAGGTTCTGGACCGGGTCTGGAAAGAGGTGTTCAGGGTGCTTTCCCCCGGTGGATTTGCCTGTATCAATATCGGAGATGCCACCCGTACCATAGGGGATAACTTTGCTCTATATCCTAACCACGCCAGAATATTGACTGCCACCCAGGCATTAGGATTTACAGCCTTGCCCTGTATATTATGGCGCAAGCAGACCAATGCGCCCAATAAGTTCATGGGCTCGGGTATGTTGCCGGCCGGGGCCTATGTTACGTTAGAGCACGAATATATTCTTATCTTAAGAAAAGGGGGAAAACGCGAATTTACCTCTCCTGCAACCAAGGAAAACCGGCGGCAAAGCGCATTGTTCTGGGAAGAGCGCAACCAGTGGTTTTCAGACATCTGGATGGATCTTAAGGGCACCCGCCAGGCCATGGGAAAGCAAAAAAAACGTAACCGCAGCGGCGCCTTCCCCTTTGATCTGGCCTATCGCCTGATTAACATGTATTCCGTGAAACAGGATCTTGTCCTGGACCCGTTTCTGGGGACGGGCACCACAACGCTTGCGGCCATGACTGCCGGGCGAAATAGTGCAGGGTATGAAATCGATCCAAGCCTTCTGGAAAATTTTTACGATAAATGCAAAGATTCCCTTGGCCAATTCTCATCTGCCATCCAGCACCGCATAGACCTTCATAACGAATTCGTCCAAGAACGCCTGGAAGCCGGGAAACTCATCAAGCATGAAAATGCCTATTATGGGTTCCCTGTGATAACGCGTCAGGAAAAAGAACTTGTATTCAGTCTTCCGGTATCTGTTGAACAACAGGATGATGAAAGAATAGTTGTCAATTACGACGTCCCGTCTCGGGAAACCGCGACCACCGTTACTGCCACCCCCCAAAACACCCCGGCTGTGTCCAGGCCATCCGGGGCAAAGTCCAAGGCAGACGGGCTTTTATTTCCGGATTTTGATCCAGGTTCCTGA
- a CDS encoding DUF302 domain-containing protein produces the protein MKKLIFIVLLVFSIALPAWAVDGVVSVQSRFNVKETADRMESVLKEKGMTVFKRIKHSEAASKVGVELRDTELIIFGNPKMGSLLMKCQQSVAIDLPLKALIWEDGNAKVWISYNDPRYIEKRHNITDCEEIILKMEKALAGIAKSASTK, from the coding sequence ATGAAAAAATTAATTTTTATCGTCCTGTTGGTATTCTCCATTGCACTCCCTGCATGGGCAGTGGATGGCGTGGTTAGTGTCCAAAGCAGATTTAATGTAAAAGAAACTGCAGATCGAATGGAGAGCGTCTTGAAAGAGAAAGGAATGACTGTATTCAAACGAATAAAGCATTCTGAAGCAGCGAGTAAAGTCGGCGTCGAGCTACGAGATACTGAACTGATAATTTTTGGGAATCCAAAGATGGGAAGCCTTCTTATGAAATGTCAGCAAAGTGTTGCCATTGATCTACCCTTAAAAGCGTTAATCTGGGAAGATGGTAACGCTAAGGTCTGGATATCGTATAACGATCCAAGATATATAGAAAAAAGGCATAATATTACCGATTGCGAAGAAATTATATTAAAAATGGAAAAGGCACTGGCCGGCATAGCAAAATCAGCATCAACGAAATAA
- the tpx gene encoding thiol peroxidase yields the protein MASITLGGNPVTLAGDFPQTGEQAKDFTLVGQDLSDIKLSAFAGKQVVLNIFPSLDTPVCATAIRKFNETAGTKENTVVLCISGDLPFAHKRFCVAEGIENVVTASAFRNPQFALDYGVAMQDGPLAGLTARAVAVLDASGKVVYAQLVPEIKQEPDYESALAALS from the coding sequence ATGGCATCTATTACACTTGGTGGCAATCCGGTAACTTTGGCTGGTGATTTTCCCCAGACTGGTGAACAAGCAAAAGATTTTACCCTTGTGGGACAGGATCTGTCAGATATCAAACTGTCTGCGTTTGCCGGTAAACAGGTAGTGCTCAACATTTTCCCAAGTCTTGATACCCCCGTATGTGCCACAGCTATTCGTAAATTTAATGAAACAGCGGGTACCAAGGAAAATACGGTTGTGCTTTGTATCTCAGGGGATCTGCCCTTTGCCCACAAACGGTTCTGCGTTGCCGAAGGCATTGAGAATGTTGTGACGGCTTCTGCCTTCCGTAATCCCCAGTTTGCCCTTGACTATGGTGTGGCCATGCAGGATGGACCGCTGGCAGGCCTTACGGCCCGGGCCGTGGCTGTCCTCGATGCATCCGGTAAAGTGGTTTATGCCCAACTTGTGCCGGAAATCAAACAGGAACCTGATTATGAATCTGCGCTGGCTGCACTGTCCTAA
- a CDS encoding AsmA family protein, translating to MVRFLKWVIVTIGILAGLIIGAAVLVPMFVDVGKYLPDIEAMVTRQTGRSFSMGDDIKLSLFPWAGVRLSDLTLGNPEGFEDKPMITVKSFEARVKVLPLFSKQIQVDKFIVESPNIALVKNKAGQGNWENIGSLDIGASDQGDQAQATDPAQETSAKTQTDSTDLPIESLIVDRFAVINGFLSYVDKGSGLAKKISDLNLDLSDISLDKAIDITLGAKVDGKPVSLTGTAGPVGKNPGATDIDFDLMVKALDQLALSLKGRLIKPMTEQAVDLSVDLAPFSPKKLFVSLDQIFPIETGDASALDNLSLKAVVKGSAKAVSVSDGVLVLDDSIMNFSAQARAFEKPDLKFILSLDKIDVDRYLPSATENDSGRVASAKDGSPAMDTGKDGRKTNTIDYAPLRRMVLDAKVNIGSLKVSGLSMANITASLAGKNGVFTLDPFSMDLYQGKAGAKAGIDVRKNTPTTNLHLTTSDIQAGPVIRDSTGKDIIEGALVSDISLSMTGDTLDMIKKTLAGKGELKFIDGAIVGVDIAGTIRNAKAGIGLGEYTTEKPRTDFAELKIPYTAAKGLVKIPEASLISPLLRLVANGQTHLVKETLDFRIEPKLVATLKGQGDTKDRSGLLIPLLITGTWGNPKVRPDLEAILKNQLPDANELKQLINGDGSDSGKKTEIKDTAKGLIKGLFN from the coding sequence ATGGTCAGATTCTTAAAGTGGGTCATCGTTACGATAGGTATTCTCGCAGGTTTGATCATCGGAGCTGCTGTACTGGTCCCTATGTTTGTGGATGTCGGAAAGTATCTGCCGGACATTGAAGCTATGGTGACCCGGCAGACCGGACGCAGTTTCTCCATGGGCGACGATATCAAACTGTCCCTGTTCCCGTGGGCCGGGGTTCGTCTGTCTGACTTGACCCTGGGCAATCCTGAAGGGTTTGAGGACAAGCCCATGATCACGGTGAAAAGCTTTGAAGCCCGGGTAAAGGTCCTGCCCCTTTTTTCCAAACAGATTCAGGTGGACAAATTCATTGTGGAGTCTCCTAATATTGCGTTGGTTAAAAATAAGGCTGGTCAGGGGAACTGGGAAAATATAGGGTCCCTGGATATTGGCGCTTCGGATCAGGGTGATCAGGCCCAAGCCACCGACCCCGCGCAGGAGACCTCTGCAAAAACACAGACAGACAGCACAGACCTTCCCATTGAATCACTTATCGTTGACCGGTTTGCCGTTATCAACGGTTTCCTTTCCTATGTGGACAAGGGCAGCGGCCTGGCCAAAAAGATTTCAGATCTTAATTTAGATCTGTCCGACATCAGTCTTGATAAAGCCATTGACATTACCTTGGGTGCCAAGGTGGACGGAAAACCCGTATCGTTGACCGGAACAGCCGGGCCAGTGGGGAAAAATCCCGGTGCAACGGATATTGATTTTGATCTTATGGTCAAGGCGCTGGATCAGCTGGCCCTTTCCCTGAAAGGCCGGCTGATTAAACCCATGACCGAACAGGCCGTTGACCTGTCCGTTGATCTTGCGCCGTTTTCGCCTAAAAAGTTGTTTGTATCCCTGGATCAGATTTTTCCCATTGAAACCGGTGATGCTTCAGCCTTGGATAATCTCTCTCTGAAAGCTGTTGTCAAAGGGTCAGCTAAGGCAGTGAGCGTATCAGACGGGGTCCTGGTGCTGGATGATTCTATCATGAATTTTAGTGCCCAGGCCCGGGCGTTTGAAAAACCGGACCTTAAATTTATCCTTTCCCTGGATAAGATTGATGTGGACCGTTATTTGCCTTCGGCAACGGAGAATGATTCGGGCCGGGTTGCTTCAGCCAAGGACGGGTCCCCGGCCATGGACACCGGTAAGGACGGCAGAAAAACCAATACCATTGATTATGCGCCTTTGCGCAGGATGGTGCTGGATGCAAAAGTGAACATTGGCAGCCTTAAGGTCTCGGGATTAAGCATGGCCAATATTACAGCCTCTCTGGCAGGCAAAAACGGCGTGTTTACCCTGGATCCTTTTTCCATGGATCTCTACCAGGGAAAGGCTGGGGCAAAGGCCGGGATTGATGTGCGTAAAAATACCCCGACAACAAACCTGCACCTGACAACCAGCGACATTCAGGCAGGACCTGTGATCCGGGACAGCACGGGCAAGGATATTATTGAAGGGGCACTGGTCTCGGATATTTCCCTTTCCATGACCGGCGACACCCTGGATATGATTAAAAAGACCCTGGCCGGTAAAGGAGAGCTTAAATTTATTGATGGTGCTATTGTGGGTGTTGATATTGCCGGCACCATCCGTAATGCCAAGGCAGGCATTGGCCTGGGCGAGTACACAACGGAAAAGCCGAGAACCGATTTTGCTGAACTTAAAATTCCATATACAGCAGCCAAGGGCCTTGTGAAAATTCCTGAGGCCTCCCTTATTTCCCCTCTGTTAAGACTTGTTGCCAATGGACAAACCCATCTGGTAAAAGAAACTCTGGATTTCAGGATTGAGCCGAAACTGGTGGCCACGCTTAAGGGGCAGGGGGACACCAAGGACCGTTCAGGGCTGTTGATTCCCCTTTTGATAACAGGCACTTGGGGAAATCCAAAGGTGCGACCGGACCTTGAAGCCATATTAAAGAATCAGCTGCCCGACGCCAATGAACTCAAACAACTCATTAACGGTGATGGATCGGATTCTGGTAAGAAAACTGAGATTAAGGATACAGCCAAGGGGCTGATAAAGGGTTTATTTAACTAA
- a CDS encoding DUF4197 domain-containing protein translates to MCKKRISVSAIALVFAFVLGGQGSALAGNSLLDQGSSLIKSMGKGDTSESSSSGSSSSLSNSEIISGLKQALETGAGTVVSQLGAENGFNSDASIHIPLPSYLSTVQTLMDKAGLGSYAEDLELKLNRAAEAATPKAKALFVNAISQMSFDDANSILNGADDAATQYFKKKTSDDLTEAFTPVVEETLEDVGAIKSYEQMMEKYKSLPLVPDVRGNLADYTVDEALDGIFYYLAKEEKAIRENPAKQTTALLKKLFN, encoded by the coding sequence ATGTGTAAAAAAAGAATCAGCGTTTCAGCGATAGCTCTTGTTTTTGCCTTTGTTCTGGGGGGGCAGGGATCTGCTCTGGCCGGAAATTCCCTGCTGGACCAGGGCTCGTCATTGATTAAATCCATGGGCAAGGGTGACACAAGTGAAAGCAGCAGTTCCGGGAGTTCCAGCAGCCTGAGCAACAGCGAAATTATTTCCGGTCTTAAGCAGGCGCTGGAAACAGGCGCCGGAACCGTTGTCAGCCAGTTGGGCGCTGAAAACGGATTTAATTCCGATGCCAGCATTCACATCCCTTTGCCCTCCTATCTTTCCACGGTGCAGACCTTGATGGATAAGGCCGGCCTGGGGTCCTATGCAGAAGATCTGGAACTGAAACTGAACCGGGCTGCCGAGGCGGCCACGCCCAAGGCGAAAGCGTTGTTTGTAAATGCCATTTCCCAGATGTCCTTTGACGATGCCAACAGCATTCTCAATGGCGCGGATGATGCTGCCACCCAGTATTTTAAGAAAAAAACCTCTGACGATCTCACAGAGGCCTTTACTCCGGTGGTGGAGGAGACCCTCGAAGACGTCGGGGCAATTAAATCCTATGAACAGATGATGGAAAAATATAAATCCCTGCCCCTGGTTCCCGATGTAAGGGGCAATCTGGCAGACTATACAGTTGACGAAGCTTTGGACGGCATTTTTTATTATTTGGCAAAAGAGGAAAAGGCTATCCGGGAAAATCCGGCGAAACAGACTACAGCCTTGTTAAAAAAATTATTTAACTGA
- a CDS encoding MBL fold metallo-hydrolase RNA specificity domain-containing protein, with protein MVDVGFFGAAGEVTGSMHVLDTGVDKILLDCGMFQGRRKESREKNEIFKINRSEITTMVLSHAHIDHSGRIPLLTKNGFSGRIVTTRPTKDALNYMLLDSGHIQESDAQYLNYKALRTFLYQAEQSRTKQQVSNKEKARIKKLLKKSSHELNVDVIAALHKEYSLEMVTPLYTQEDALESLSFIDGYPFGSEVTIGKGVTVKFYVAGHILGSAFSLITVKSQNGGKPLKILFTGDVGRFEKPILKDPTLEFDEEDRDIDLMIIESTYGDREHTPVADLSDRLKDTLIRTIERGGSLLIPSFAFGRTQELIYILHQLYESGTVPKVPVYVDSPLASNITKVFGEHPETYDEDTHKVFLEKGINPFYFKDIKFVDSVEESMRITQDDTPHIVISASGMCEAGRILHHLRYKIHNPKHTILTVGYMAQHTLGRRIEDLGLQERSTADKAPEVKILGKAYPLRAHVEKIGGFSAHADRHELMKVVAGSNLRVKDIAVVHGEAEQSAAFAQRLNEKGYNAFVPKSGDHFKLP; from the coding sequence ATGGTTGACGTTGGATTTTTTGGAGCTGCTGGAGAGGTGACCGGATCCATGCATGTGCTGGATACAGGGGTTGATAAAATTTTATTGGACTGCGGTATGTTCCAGGGCCGGAGAAAGGAGAGCCGGGAGAAAAATGAGATCTTTAAAATAAACCGGTCTGAAATCACAACCATGGTTCTTTCCCACGCGCATATTGATCATTCCGGCCGGATTCCGCTGTTAACCAAAAATGGCTTTTCCGGCCGGATTGTCACCACCCGCCCCACTAAAGACGCGTTGAATTACATGCTTCTGGATTCAGGGCATATCCAGGAATCTGATGCCCAGTACCTTAACTACAAAGCCTTGCGTACGTTTCTGTATCAAGCTGAGCAGTCCAGAACCAAACAGCAGGTTTCCAACAAGGAAAAAGCCCGGATCAAAAAACTGTTGAAAAAAAGTTCCCATGAACTGAATGTGGATGTCATTGCCGCACTTCATAAGGAGTACAGCCTTGAAATGGTGACACCGCTGTATACCCAGGAGGATGCACTGGAATCCCTTTCTTTTATTGACGGATATCCCTTTGGCTCGGAAGTGACCATCGGAAAGGGCGTCACTGTGAAATTTTATGTGGCCGGCCATATTCTAGGGTCTGCCTTTTCTCTGATTACGGTAAAATCCCAAAACGGAGGTAAACCTCTTAAAATACTTTTTACCGGTGATGTCGGCCGGTTTGAAAAACCCATTTTAAAAGATCCCACCCTGGAATTTGATGAAGAGGACAGGGATATTGATCTGATGATCATTGAAAGCACCTACGGGGACCGGGAACATACCCCGGTGGCGGATCTTTCCGACAGACTGAAAGACACCCTGATCCGGACAATTGAACGGGGTGGCTCTCTTCTGATTCCTTCTTTTGCCTTTGGCAGAACCCAGGAGCTTATTTACATTCTTCACCAGTTGTATGAATCCGGCACTGTTCCCAAGGTGCCAGTTTATGTGGATAGTCCTCTGGCATCAAATATCACAAAGGTTTTTGGGGAACATCCGGAGACCTATGATGAGGACACCCATAAAGTATTCCTGGAAAAGGGTATCAACCCCTTTTATTTCAAAGATATCAAGTTTGTTGATTCGGTGGAGGAATCCATGCGCATCACCCAGGACGACACCCCGCATATCGTGATCTCGGCATCAGGCATGTGTGAGGCGGGCCGGATTCTTCATCACTTGCGTTATAAGATCCATAATCCCAAACATACCATTCTTACAGTGGGTTATATGGCCCAACACACCCTGGGCCGGCGTATTGAAGACCTTGGGTTGCAGGAACGTTCGACTGCAGACAAGGCGCCGGAAGTCAAAATTTTGGGGAAAGCTTATCCATTGAGAGCCCATGTGGAAAAAATAGGCGGATTTTCCGCCCATGCAGACCGCCATGAACTGATGAAGGTGGTTGCCGGCTCCAATCTTCGGGTGAAAGATATTGCCGTTGTCCACGGCGAAGCTGAACAGAGCGCGGCATTTGCCCAGCGCCTCAACGAGAAAGGATATAATGCCTTTGTCCCCAAATCTGGAGACCACTTTAAATTGCCGTGA
- a CDS encoding MotE family protein, with product MNALKRWIAGLWVNVLIVTIAFVGVSYIHSGQPALILAEDQDKPETASGGDKNTEEAPAPCPECPECPDPAKVVLQGLEDKRKAVAEASEQLAKEQKELETYEAQIDEKIESLTTLKKQIEADMARLEKKKTAKEREEAAAFEAKMNRLVKMYASMKPKAAAEIVNKMELSVAYEIFLRMREVSASQILAFVEYEKAAKISERLAFKKR from the coding sequence ATGAACGCACTTAAGCGCTGGATAGCGGGTCTTTGGGTCAATGTTCTTATCGTCACAATCGCCTTTGTCGGTGTTTCATATATACATTCGGGTCAGCCCGCACTGATTTTGGCAGAAGATCAGGATAAACCTGAAACTGCATCGGGTGGAGATAAAAACACAGAAGAAGCGCCTGCACCCTGTCCGGAATGCCCCGAATGTCCAGATCCTGCCAAGGTCGTTCTCCAGGGGCTTGAAGATAAAAGAAAAGCAGTGGCTGAGGCCAGTGAACAGCTTGCCAAGGAACAAAAAGAACTCGAGACCTATGAGGCCCAGATTGATGAAAAAATAGAATCGCTGACGACCCTTAAAAAGCAGATTGAAGCAGATATGGCCAGGCTTGAAAAGAAAAAAACCGCAAAAGAACGGGAAGAAGCAGCCGCATTTGAGGCAAAGATGAACCGTCTGGTGAAAATGTATGCCAGTATGAAACCCAAAGCGGCTGCAGAGATTGTCAATAAAATGGAACTTTCTGTGGCCTACGAAATATTCCTAAGAATGCGTGAGGTTTCCGCTTCCCAGATCCTGGCTTTTGTGGAGTACGAAAAGGCTGCAAAAATCAGCGAACGCCTGGCCTTTAAAAAACGCTGA